In a genomic window of Amphiura filiformis unplaced genomic scaffold, Afil_fr2py scaffold_131, whole genome shotgun sequence:
- the LOC140145089 gene encoding uncharacterized protein has product MANYERSKERQIKKLNNLKDKNEKQAKKGDAIVDIDLSGTQLKKWVVNNTERKLTEPQNSLLAKGLNFAVSVDRIPNEDFIVATEKASWKLTSGEAQNLRAEVAGVLKSVKIPKSNISKDERQALKQLKKDKSILIMGADKGRSTVVTATDEYEEKVNTLLSDKKTYEKLKGDPTGSYKRKLVGILQRLKKEEKIDDGQYKLLYPTAGNTPRIYCTTKIHKEGYPVRPIVDYMGSIAYQTSKALAEILSPMVGKTVHHVTNSRELAEELATVKIDDEDIFNSHDVVSLFTNTPINKTLEIVTEYLDSDTTLKQRTLLNTKDIIELLEFVLTTFMEWLEQRAIANAPVACQPKLWKRYVDDILEIIARGTTQELTEHLNSADPTNNIKFTYEEEAEGKLPFLDTLINRKEDGSVKLTVYRKKTHADQYLNFASQHPLHQKLGVVRTLLDRKDSIVTEEEDKQQEEARVKQALNRCGYPNWAIEKVKQQMTDKSKAKKKQKDKTAEKNNGMVVIPYVQGVSERLQRVFKKHNIQTAMKPHNTLKNNLVHPKDKTEDAKTFDCV; this is encoded by the exons ATGGCG AACTATGAAAGGTCGAAGGAAAGACAAATCAAGAAGTTAAATAACCTCAAAGACAAGAATGAAAAACAAGCGAAGAAAGGGGACGCGATTGTGGATATAGACCTGTCTGGAACGCAGTTGAAAAAATGGGTAGTGAACAACACAGAAAGGAAACTTACGGAGCCACAGAATTCACTGCTGGCTAAAGGACTGAATTTCGCGGTATCGGTGGATAGGATTCCTAACGAGGATTTCATCGTTGCCACAGAGAAAGCAAGTTGGAAGTTAACATCAGGAGAAGCGCAAAACCTCAGAGCGGAAGTCGCGGGAGTGTTAAAGTCCGTAAAAATTCCAAAATCGAACATAAGCAAAGATGAAAGACAAGCCTTAAAACAACTGAAAAAGGACAAGTCGATCCTAATTATGGGAGCAGATAAGGGTAGGAGCACGGTGGTTACAGCTACCGACGAGTATGAGGAGAAGGTAAATACCTTGTTGAGCGATAAAAAGACTTATGAAAAGTTGAAAGGAGATCCCACAGGTAGTTACAAGCGAAAATTGGTGGGTATTTTACAAAGACTGAAAAAGGAGGAAAAGATAGATGATGGACAGTACAAATTGCTCTACCCAACCGCTGGAAACACACCGCGTATTTACTGCACCACAAAGATCCACAAAGAAGGATACCCGGTAAGACCCATTGTAGATTACATGGGTTCCATCGCATACCAGACATCAAAAGCGTTGGCTGAGATTTTGTCACCCATGGTAGGTAAGACTGTACACCATGTCACCAACTCAAGAGAACTAGCAGAAGAACTCGCTACGGTTAAGATAGACGATGAGGACATTTTCAATTCGCACGACGTAGTATCACTTTTCACAAATACTCCTATAAATAAGACTTTGGAGATTGTTACAGAGTACTTGGACAGTGACACGACGCTGAAACAAAGGACCTTATTGAACACCAAGGACATAATTGAACTTCTCGAGTTTGTTCTTACAACATTCATGGAATGGCTGGAACAAAGAGCGATTGCGAACGCACCTGTTGCTTGTCAACCGAAGTTATGGAAAAGATACGTTGACGACATCTTAGAGATAATAGCCCGGGGTACCACTCAGGAACTGACAGAGCACCTGAATAGCGCAGACCCGACAAATAACATCAAATTCACCTACGAAGAAGAAGCGGAGGGGAAATTGCCATTTCTCGACACGCTGATAAATAGGAAAGAGGATGGATCGGTCAAATTGACAGTTTACAGAAAAAAGACACACGCCGACCAGTACTTAAACTTTGCATCGCAACACCCCCTACACCAAAAGCTAGGGGTAGTTAGAACACTTTTAGATAGAAAGGACTCAATTGTTACAGAAGAAGAAGACAAACAACAGGAGGAAGCAAGAGTAAAACAAGCATTGAATCGCTGTGGATACCCCAATTGGGCCATCGAAAAAGTCAAACAACAGATGACAGATAAGAGCAaagcaaaaaagaaacaaaaggacAAGACCGCAGAAAAGAACAATGGAATGGTAGTGATTCcatatgtacagggtgtatcggAAAGGTTGCAGCGAGTTTTTAAAAAGCACAACATCCAAACCGCTATGAAGCCGCATAACACTTTGAAAAACAACCTTGTGCACCCGAAGGACAAAACAGAAGACGCGAAAACTTTTGACTGTGTTTAA